The window CGGGCTACGTGCTATAAAGTCGGCTTTGCTACTGGCACGTACCGAAAAAGGCGCATCGGAAGAAATATCTGAGGAAACAGAAATTAAAGTTTTGCAAAAACTGATCAAACAGCGTAAGGAGTCTGCTGATATTTACAAACAGCAAAATCGCGATGATCTGTATAAAGTTGAGGTAGAAGAAATGGAAGTAATTGAAGTTTACCTGCCTAAGCAAATGGATAAAGCCGAAGTAGAGACTTTTCTTAAAGACCTGATTAGCAGGGTAGGCGCTACATCTGTAAAAGATATGGGTAAAGTAATGGGTGCCGCCAATAAGGAATTAGCCGGTAAGGCCGATGGTAAAACAATATCAGAAGTTGTTAAACAATTGTTGGCTTAAATTTGCTTTTATTGTTGCAACTATGCTGCAATAACCTATTTTTATAACCAAATAGTTTGTTTTTGTACTGATTTACGAAACAGGCTACTAACACTAATACTAAACGGAATAATAATATATGGATCTCGTACTTAAGGAAGAACACGGTTTCAGATACGTTGATGAAGGCGAGGGCGAGGTGCTGTTGTTATTACATGGCCTAATGGGGGCCTTAAGCAATTGGGAGCGGGTTGTGGAAGAATTTAAATCGGAATACAGGGTTATTATCCCTATGTTACCGATATACGATCTGCCTTTGCTTACTACAGGGGTGCGTACTTTATCTAAATATGTACACAAGTTTGTTAAGCGTAAAAACCTGAGCAATATTACGCTATTAGGGAATTCATTAGGAGGGCACGTAGGGTTAATATATACTTTAGCCCACCAGGAATATGTAAAAGCGCTGGTATTAACCGGCAGTTCGGGCTTATATGAAAACGCCTTTGGCGGCTCGTTCCCCAGGCGGGAGAGTTACGATTTTGTAAAGGAAAAAGTAGAGTATACCTTTTACGACCCGGCTACGGCCACCAAAGAATTGGTAGACGAAGTTTTTGAAACAATAAACGACAGACATAAGGTTATCCGCATACTGGCTATGGCCAAATCGGCCATCAGGCACAATATGTCTAAAGAGGTACATAAGATAAAGGTTCCTACAGCGTTAATATGGGGTAGGGACGATAAAATTACACCGCCCGATGTAGCTGTTGAATTTAGTCAGTTGATACCAAATTCGGAGCTGCATTGGATAGATAAATGCGGGCATGCGGCCATGATGGAGCGTCCTGACGAATTTAATGTGTTGCTAAAGGCGTTTTTACAGAAACTAAAAACAAAGAACTAATGCTTGCAATTGAGCTGATATCTAACTCAATACCACCGGTACACACCTCTGACAGTATGCAGAAGGTGCTTGACCGTATGATTGAATTTAGGGTACGCCATATGCCAATTGTAAACGAAGAACAGTTTTTAGGCTTAATAGCCGAGGACGATTTTATAGGCGAAACAGATTACCAGATCCCTATAGGTTCGCTGGGTTTATCGCTTATTAACCCTTACGTATTGGAACATCAGCATATTTACGATGTGATGCGTTTGTTTTACGAACAGCAGTTAACCATTATCCCGGTGTTGAGCGTTACCAAAAATTATATGGGTATGATATCGATCAACAGTATGATCGGTTATTTTGCCAAGCTAACATCATCTGCTGAACCAGGGGGTATTATTGTGCTGGAGATAGGCAATAAAGATAATTCGCTGGCGCATATGGCGCAGATAGTCGAATCGGATAACGCCCAGGTGTTAAGCTCGTACATTCGCACCTTCCCCGATTCAACCCGTATGGAGGTTACCCTGAAGGTTAATAAACAAGATATTTCTAATATAACAGCCACTTTCCTGCGCTACGGATACGATATTAAAGCTACCTTTAACCATGCCGATCATGACGATGGCTCTAAAGACCGCTACGATTCGCTGATGAACTACCTGAACATATAACAGCCATGAAGATAGCAATATATGGCAGGCATTTTAATGATACGGCATTGCCGTACATACAGCAGGTTTTTGACAACCTTACCCAGCACCAGGCCGAAATTTATGTGCACCACGCGCTGGAAGAACACCTGTCAGGCAGGATAGTTACAACACCCTACCAGGTATTAGACCCAAACGTTAACCTGAAAGGGTTCATTGATGTTTTCCTGACCATTGGGGGCGACGGTACCTTGTTGGACATGGTTACACTTATCCGTGATACAGGTATTCCTGTCATCGGCATAAACTTTGGCAGACTGGGCTTTTTGGCCAGTGTAAATAAAAATGATATTGCCGCTGCCATTTATGCAGTAGTGAACAAACAGTTTACTTTAGACAGCCGCGAACTGCTGAATATAGAATCGGACGGGAAGATATTTGGTAATGATAACTTCGCGCTGAATGATATCACCATCCATAAGCGTGATGATTCGGCTATGATAACCACCCATGCCTATCTGAATGGCGAGATACTAAACTCGTACTGGGGCGATGGCATTATTATTTCAACACCAACTGGTTCTACCGCTTATTCATTAAGCTGCGGCGGACCTATCATTTTCCCGCAATCAAACAGCATAGCTATTACACCAATATCGCCGCACAACTTAAACGTGCGCCCGGTAATACTGCCCGATAGCAGTACCCTCACTTTCGAGGTAGAATGCCGCAGCGCCAATTACCTGGTCAGCTGCGATTCGCGCACGGCAGTGATAGAAAAAAGCATGAAGTTTAAGGTAGATAAGGCAGGTTTCCAGCTAAATTTAATCAGGCTGAATAATGAAAGCTATTTAACTACGTTAAGAAACAAGTTGTTGTGGGGATTAGATGTCCGCAACTATTAAACTGTTGTTGATGCGTAAATTTTTACTCGCCATTCTTTTTGCTGCTATCCCGTTTATATTGTTTGCGCAAACCTGGGAGGTTGGTGGTTTTGCCGGCGGCGCGGGCTACATGGGCGATCTGAACCAGCATAATCCTGCGCAGCTGAACAACCTGGCTGGTGGCGTGTATGTGCAACGCAACTTCAACCCT of the Mucilaginibacter boryungensis genome contains:
- a CDS encoding CBS domain-containing protein, which codes for MLAIELISNSIPPVHTSDSMQKVLDRMIEFRVRHMPIVNEEQFLGLIAEDDFIGETDYQIPIGSLGLSLINPYVLEHQHIYDVMRLFYEQQLTIIPVLSVTKNYMGMISINSMIGYFAKLTSSAEPGGIIVLEIGNKDNSLAHMAQIVESDNAQVLSSYIRTFPDSTRMEVTLKVNKQDISNITATFLRYGYDIKATFNHADHDDGSKDRYDSLMNYLNI
- a CDS encoding GatB/YqeY domain-containing protein codes for the protein MSLINTIDQDIKQAMLAKNDVKLRGLRAIKSALLLARTEKGASEEISEETEIKVLQKLIKQRKESADIYKQQNRDDLYKVEVEEMEVIEVYLPKQMDKAEVETFLKDLISRVGATSVKDMGKVMGAANKELAGKADGKTISEVVKQLLA
- a CDS encoding NAD kinase gives rise to the protein MKIAIYGRHFNDTALPYIQQVFDNLTQHQAEIYVHHALEEHLSGRIVTTPYQVLDPNVNLKGFIDVFLTIGGDGTLLDMVTLIRDTGIPVIGINFGRLGFLASVNKNDIAAAIYAVVNKQFTLDSRELLNIESDGKIFGNDNFALNDITIHKRDDSAMITTHAYLNGEILNSYWGDGIIISTPTGSTAYSLSCGGPIIFPQSNSIAITPISPHNLNVRPVILPDSSTLTFEVECRSANYLVSCDSRTAVIEKSMKFKVDKAGFQLNLIRLNNESYLTTLRNKLLWGLDVRNY
- a CDS encoding alpha/beta fold hydrolase is translated as MDLVLKEEHGFRYVDEGEGEVLLLLHGLMGALSNWERVVEEFKSEYRVIIPMLPIYDLPLLTTGVRTLSKYVHKFVKRKNLSNITLLGNSLGGHVGLIYTLAHQEYVKALVLTGSSGLYENAFGGSFPRRESYDFVKEKVEYTFYDPATATKELVDEVFETINDRHKVIRILAMAKSAIRHNMSKEVHKIKVPTALIWGRDDKITPPDVAVEFSQLIPNSELHWIDKCGHAAMMERPDEFNVLLKAFLQKLKTKN